Proteins encoded in a region of the Armatimonadota bacterium genome:
- a CDS encoding tetratricopeptide repeat protein — protein sequence MMGVRELSKPYQKGLEFYDQGLLLDAITAFEEALDAAVEGSPEAKLAAFYIGQAHAALAEDNLNRGARSRAEEHLREAIAHNPKFPDLHYQLAEIIAESGAIHEAMVELEAALELNPNYAKALLMLGVLAYGIGEYAAGAEHIAHAVEQEPRYDTQTYNDGLAAHKKDDHRRALELFKEMLVTNVDDISFHFGVGKKLYRMGEYKEAAEAFEQALSFEQNYPDIRNWYGLALMACAEPQRAFDQFQKALDTNPNYTAAIINAGIACEMMKIPDEASLFYKRVLEIDPDNLEARERLDRL from the coding sequence ATGATGGGAGTTCGAGAACTGAGTAAACCATATCAAAAAGGACTGGAATTTTATGACCAGGGTTTGCTGCTTGACGCAATCACGGCATTCGAGGAAGCGTTAGACGCTGCTGTCGAGGGCAGCCCGGAAGCCAAACTGGCCGCTTTCTATATTGGCCAGGCGCACGCAGCCCTCGCTGAAGATAATCTCAATCGAGGGGCGCGATCACGCGCAGAAGAGCATCTGAGAGAAGCAATTGCCCACAACCCAAAATTTCCCGATCTACATTACCAGTTGGCTGAAATAATCGCCGAATCGGGGGCAATCCATGAGGCGATGGTCGAGCTTGAGGCCGCCCTGGAACTTAACCCGAACTATGCCAAGGCTCTGCTTATGCTTGGTGTGCTCGCATATGGGATCGGTGAGTATGCTGCCGGAGCCGAGCACATAGCACATGCAGTCGAACAAGAACCTCGATATGATACACAGACATATAACGATGGTCTTGCGGCTCATAAGAAAGACGACCATCGCAGAGCGCTGGAGCTTTTCAAGGAGATGCTGGTCACTAATGTGGATGATATTTCATTCCACTTCGGTGTTGGAAAGAAGCTGTATCGCATGGGTGAATACAAAGAGGCTGCCGAAGCTTTTGAACAGGCGCTCAGTTTCGAACAAAACTACCCGGACATACGTAACTGGTATGGTCTTGCTTTGATGGCTTGCGCAGAGCCCCAGCGAGCTTTTGATCAGTTCCAAAAGGCGCTGGACACCAACCCAAACTATACGGCAGCGATCATCAACGCGGGCATCGCTTGCGAAATGATGAAAATTCCTGATGAAGCTTCTCTTTTCTATAAGAGAGTGCTGGAGATAGACCCGGATAATTTAGAGGCGCGCGAACGGCTTGACCGGCTGTAG
- the gltX gene encoding glutamate--tRNA ligase — translation MSKPRVRFAPSPTGSPHIGNIRTAVFDYLFAEHAGGTFILRVEDTDRTRYVENSLEEMMAGLRWLGLQWDEGPEVGGDFGPYFQSERLDLYHKYAQQLVDEGKAYYCYCSRERLDQMRKVQEAAKRPTGYDRRCRDLTEAEREEYAKECPTPVIRFKMKLEGRTEFDDTVRGRIEFDNTLQDDFIIIKADGFPTYHFASVVDDHLMQITHVIRGEEWLSSAPKHVQLYEALGWEQPTWVHSTSILDTSGKRLAKRSGVSTAFIDYIEQGYLPDAMLNFLATMGWSAGEDKKLYSRSELIEKFSLEGIVNHPAIFDLAKLNDLNGEYIRMMSIDELASMILPRLQAAGYVSGPPTEDEMAYLKSVTALIQDRLVTLADAVDMVSFFYVDDFGYDEKGAKKHLMKEGVPSALKSVSEKLVGVQTWDVEYIGTAIREGGAEHSLEGGRIIHPVRMAVTGRTWGPGLFELMHVIGKDRCIARLNRAAKEFESKV, via the coding sequence TTGAGCAAACCAAGAGTGAGATTTGCGCCGAGCCCGACAGGTTCTCCGCACATCGGTAATATAAGGACCGCCGTATTCGACTATCTCTTTGCCGAGCATGCTGGTGGGACATTTATACTTCGTGTCGAAGACACGGACCGCACGCGCTACGTCGAAAACTCCCTTGAGGAGATGATGGCAGGGCTGAGGTGGCTGGGGCTGCAGTGGGACGAGGGGCCTGAGGTCGGCGGAGACTTTGGGCCGTATTTCCAGTCAGAGAGGCTTGACCTGTATCACAAATACGCTCAACAGCTTGTAGATGAAGGCAAGGCGTATTACTGCTACTGCTCGCGTGAGAGGCTCGATCAGATGCGCAAGGTCCAGGAAGCGGCCAAAAGGCCGACCGGCTATGACAGGCGGTGCCGCGATCTTACCGAGGCCGAGCGCGAGGAGTATGCAAAAGAGTGCCCCACCCCTGTCATCAGGTTCAAGATGAAGCTTGAAGGGCGCACTGAGTTTGATGACACTGTCCGCGGCAGAATCGAGTTTGATAACACCCTTCAGGACGACTTTATCATAATCAAAGCAGACGGGTTTCCGACCTATCACTTCGCCTCGGTAGTAGACGATCACCTAATGCAGATCACACACGTTATCCGGGGTGAAGAGTGGCTCTCCAGCGCACCCAAGCACGTTCAGCTATATGAAGCTCTCGGATGGGAGCAGCCGACATGGGTCCACTCAACCTCTATACTCGATACATCCGGTAAAAGGCTTGCCAAACGCAGCGGCGTCTCCACAGCATTTATTGACTACATAGAGCAGGGATATCTACCCGATGCGATGCTCAACTTCCTGGCGACTATGGGTTGGAGCGCAGGTGAAGACAAGAAGCTCTACAGCCGCAGTGAGCTGATTGAAAAATTCAGTCTGGAGGGTATTGTAAATCATCCGGCGATATTTGACCTTGCCAAGCTCAACGACCTCAACGGCGAATATATTCGAATGATGAGCATTGATGAGCTTGCGAGCATGATATTGCCCAGGCTACAGGCGGCTGGATATGTGAGCGGGCCACCTACGGAAGACGAAATGGCTTATCTAAAGAGCGTGACTGCTCTGATTCAGGACAGGCTCGTTACGCTGGCGGATGCTGTTGATATGGTCTCATTCTTCTATGTCGACGATTTCGGGTATGACGAAAAGGGCGCAAAGAAACATCTGATGAAGGAGGGCGTGCCCTCTGCATTGAAGTCGGTTAGTGAAAAGCTGGTTGGCGTTCAAACATGGGATGTTGAGTATATCGGGACAGCGATCCGCGAGGGCGGAGCAGAGCACAGCCTTGAAGGCGGGCGTATCATCCACCCTGTCCGTATGGCTGTGACTGGCCGAACATGGGGGCCGGGTCTCTTTGAGCTGATGCACGTAATAGGCAAAGATAGATGCATCGCGCGTCTGAACAGAGCGGCAAAAGAATTTGAGTCAAAAGTCTAA
- the trxA gene encoding thioredoxin, which translates to MSAAAAITADKFEQEVLKSEMPVLVDFWAEWCGPCKALGPTIDEIAADYAGKMKIFKLDVQTEAAIASKYGVSSIPTLLIFKGGEIADRMVGLQPKGNITSRLDALL; encoded by the coding sequence ATGTCAGCAGCAGCGGCTATTACAGCCGACAAATTTGAGCAGGAAGTTCTTAAGTCCGAAATGCCCGTATTGGTGGATTTCTGGGCGGAGTGGTGCGGTCCTTGCAAGGCTCTGGGACCTACGATTGACGAGATAGCAGCGGACTATGCGGGAAAAATGAAGATATTTAAACTGGACGTGCAGACCGAAGCGGCGATCGCCAGCAAATACGGCGTGTCGAGCATACCAACGCTGCTGATTTTCAAGGGCGGTGAGATTGCCGACAGGATGGTCGGGCTGCAGCCAAAGGGCAACATTACCTCACGTCTGGATGCGCTTTTATAA
- a CDS encoding cysteine peptidase family C39 domain-containing protein has product MRANFIPALLLGACVFVLFRWWYFRANSPFSRAVLIMLSLAMMVPSVLFASNYLLYIPYADWFYEFHAFPGAEVSSGLVGALSGIMFASDKLRPNKINGCILIIWSVVSFTLLLTPFMKQLYDSVDYSSLKDKWKDDICLQTSGYTCVPACAATLVRLHGGRITEAELARAAGTIRSGTEYLYMMRALRKRGYESTYNRLRSIKAAPVPSILGVHMGNLGHVVVLLHKDKNCIVIGEPLTGRREYTWRHFNDSYNPDKSYITIERIRRSSR; this is encoded by the coding sequence ATGAGAGCAAACTTCATTCCCGCGTTGCTATTGGGCGCATGCGTATTTGTTTTGTTCAGATGGTGGTATTTTCGCGCCAATTCGCCATTTTCGCGAGCCGTGCTGATTATGCTCTCGCTTGCAATGATGGTTCCATCAGTGCTTTTTGCGAGCAACTATCTTCTCTACATTCCCTATGCCGACTGGTTCTACGAATTCCATGCATTTCCAGGCGCTGAAGTCTCGTCAGGGTTAGTTGGAGCGCTTTCGGGTATAATGTTTGCCTCCGATAAGCTGAGGCCGAACAAGATCAATGGATGTATACTGATCATCTGGAGTGTGGTCTCATTCACGCTTCTATTGACTCCATTCATGAAGCAGCTCTATGATTCTGTAGACTATTCTTCTCTAAAGGATAAGTGGAAAGATGATATCTGTCTGCAGACAAGCGGCTACACATGCGTGCCGGCATGCGCTGCAACCCTGGTGCGTCTTCATGGAGGCAGGATCACCGAGGCCGAGCTTGCGCGCGCGGCGGGTACTATCAGGAGCGGCACTGAGTACTTGTATATGATGCGAGCACTAAGAAAGCGCGGCTACGAATCGACATATAACAGGCTACGCTCGATCAAGGCCGCTCCTGTTCCCAGTATTCTAGGCGTGCATATGGGAAATCTGGGTCATGTGGTAGTGCTGCTTCATAAGGACAAGAATTGCATCGTGATCGGCGAGCCTCTGACCGGCAGGCGCGAATACACCTGGCGTCACTTTAACGACAGCTACAACCCCGACAAGTCATATATTACCATTGAGCGCATTCGACGCAGTAGCCGGTGA
- a CDS encoding FtsX-like permease family protein, with protein sequence MVGSKLNLKLLRDLRSSPWMFLGIVLLAAVGITLFGTGYELSINLGRSYELSYEKLKLADFSIQMQSAPDDIVKTLRRIPGVRDVQGRTVQEIEIDQPLSPSKKVIGRIIGLPDYDKPAMNQLKLISGAYPRAGNSHEVLMEAGFAQYHHYKPGDTINIVVMDEKIHFKITGIVQSPEYIYVVRSSEDSFSNSRTFGVMWARTATVDELFGTDGSINDVQITMASGGNRRTAMRLAEHIMKPYGADEVVPREKQPSVEFLRMDLQSTQALAVFFPILFLTISSLSIYNMLGRMVHAQRGQIGFLRAVGFSKAAIAIHYAQFSLIIGISSGLIGSLAGHYLGILTTRYYTSFIQVPYIDASPRWSIVAAGFIMTGAVMLIAGIQPAIHAANLAPADAIGIEVPAGGRTPIVENILPFLQSLSLMTRLPMRNFIRNPRRTFSTVAGVASALTLVLVAASMLDSSVSAVDFYFKHSMHYSAMASYLNAQSESKISRIATWKGVRRVEPALVVSGKLVKGDISKTILIYGLRPGDRLLSLTDSNMKSVPIPRTGLMLASSTANRLGLWKGGRVHLTLPEKTMPELAELADDQHTSLSQSLMLGYPLSWLNLETYSDTVLKPSRSLLEVNMDRLVPIESIAYEPVGNSAYASIDQTRRWYGGAMELPPKAINTVAIDADPKYMGVIKHKLYNMHDVAAVVVTKEIYDEITEMMKSSRVFFYIMLSFSIALAGIIMFNSTLMNVIERTREIATLRTVGISVGSVAVMILVENLLAFVCGLIIGLPFGTWLAGVFVHMYDSESFSLQPVIFTKTYVIAVFGILVTVLLAQIPGLRYIRKIELARATKDIG encoded by the coding sequence GTGGTAGGCTCAAAGCTCAACCTAAAGCTCCTGCGTGATTTGCGCTCCTCGCCGTGGATGTTTCTTGGTATCGTGCTGCTTGCAGCGGTCGGAATCACACTTTTCGGAACGGGCTATGAGCTTTCTATAAACCTTGGCAGATCGTATGAGCTTTCCTACGAAAAGCTTAAACTGGCCGATTTCAGTATTCAAATGCAGAGCGCTCCCGATGACATAGTAAAGACCCTCAGGCGGATTCCCGGTGTGCGAGATGTGCAGGGCCGCACTGTCCAGGAGATCGAGATAGACCAGCCGCTTTCGCCAAGCAAGAAGGTGATCGGGCGAATAATCGGCCTGCCTGACTATGACAAGCCTGCAATGAACCAGCTTAAGCTGATCTCCGGCGCTTACCCGCGAGCCGGAAACTCCCACGAAGTGCTCATGGAGGCGGGGTTCGCGCAGTATCATCACTACAAGCCGGGCGATACGATCAATATTGTGGTGATGGACGAGAAGATTCATTTCAAGATCACGGGGATCGTCCAGAGCCCGGAGTATATTTACGTCGTCCGAAGCAGTGAGGACTCTTTTTCAAATTCCCGCACATTCGGTGTGATGTGGGCGCGCACAGCCACAGTCGATGAGCTTTTCGGCACGGACGGCTCTATCAACGATGTCCAGATTACCATGGCTTCCGGCGGCAATCGGCGCACTGCCATGCGCCTTGCCGAGCACATAATGAAGCCTTACGGCGCAGATGAAGTAGTCCCTCGCGAAAAGCAGCCCAGTGTCGAGTTTCTACGGATGGATCTGCAGAGCACACAGGCGCTTGCTGTCTTTTTTCCTATACTCTTTCTCACCATATCCAGCCTCAGCATATATAACATGCTCGGACGAATGGTACATGCCCAGCGCGGCCAGATCGGCTTTTTGCGCGCAGTCGGTTTTTCAAAGGCAGCCATAGCTATCCACTACGCACAGTTCTCGCTGATTATAGGCATTTCCAGTGGTCTGATAGGCAGCCTTGCCGGTCACTATCTCGGCATACTGACCACCAGATACTACACCAGCTTCATTCAGGTGCCATATATCGATGCCAGCCCGCGTTGGAGTATCGTTGCAGCGGGCTTTATCATGACCGGCGCGGTCATGCTGATCGCTGGAATACAGCCCGCGATTCATGCGGCAAACCTCGCGCCCGCCGATGCGATAGGCATAGAGGTTCCGGCAGGAGGCCGAACGCCGATAGTTGAGAATATCCTGCCGTTCCTGCAATCTCTGTCACTTATGACACGTCTGCCGATGCGCAATTTTATAAGAAACCCGCGTAGAACGTTTTCCACTGTAGCGGGTGTAGCCTCGGCGCTAACTTTGGTGCTGGTCGCCGCCTCCATGCTCGACTCCAGCGTGTCCGCAGTAGACTTCTATTTCAAACACAGCATGCACTACAGCGCAATGGCGTCCTACCTCAACGCTCAGAGCGAGTCGAAGATCAGCCGGATCGCGACCTGGAAGGGCGTAAGACGGGTAGAGCCTGCACTGGTCGTTTCAGGGAAACTGGTGAAGGGGGACATCTCAAAGACAATCCTCATCTACGGACTGCGCCCCGGCGATAGACTGCTGTCTTTGACCGACTCGAATATGAAGTCCGTCCCAATCCCGCGAACCGGACTTATGCTCGCTAGTTCGACTGCGAACCGGCTCGGCCTCTGGAAAGGCGGAAGAGTCCATCTGACCCTGCCTGAAAAGACCATGCCTGAGCTTGCCGAACTAGCCGACGACCAACATACTTCTCTTTCGCAGTCGCTGATGCTGGGCTATCCTTTGAGCTGGCTTAACCTGGAAACTTACAGCGACACCGTGCTCAAGCCCAGCCGGTCGCTGTTGGAGGTCAATATGGACCGCCTGGTCCCGATAGAATCGATTGCCTACGAGCCTGTCGGCAACTCCGCATATGCGTCAATTGATCAGACTAGAAGATGGTACGGCGGCGCGATGGAACTGCCTCCCAAGGCGATAAATACAGTGGCAATAGACGCTGACCCGAAGTATATGGGCGTAATTAAACACAAGCTCTATAACATGCACGATGTGGCTGCCGTTGTAGTTACTAAGGAGATATATGACGAGATCACTGAGATGATGAAGTCGTCGCGCGTGTTTTTCTACATTATGCTCTCGTTTTCTATAGCACTTGCCGGGATTATTATGTTCAATTCTACCCTGATGAACGTTATTGAGCGCACGCGGGAGATAGCTACTCTTCGCACGGTGGGAATAAGCGTCGGGTCCGTAGCCGTGATGATCCTCGTCGAGAACTTGCTGGCTTTTGTATGCGGGCTTATTATCGGGCTGCCGTTCGGTACATGGCTTGCAGGCGTTTTCGTGCACATGTATGACAGCGAGTCATTCAGCCTTCAACCGGTGATCTTCACTAAGACATACGTGATTGCCGTTTTCGGAATTCTGGTAACGGTCCTGTTAGCCCAGATTCCCGGACTGCGTTATATCCGCAAGATTGAGCTTGCCAGGGCGACAAAGGATATAGGATAA
- a CDS encoding ABC transporter ATP-binding protein, whose protein sequence is MSINETLLQLDCAAKTYEMGEVSVPALKPTTFSVMQGEFLIVLGPSGSGKTTMLNIIGGIDIPTEGRVIFEGQDLASMTDDELTDYRRYSVGFVFQFFNLVPTLTARENVDLVAELVDNPLGSTEVLESVGLGDRGDHFPSELSGGEQQRVAIARALVKRPVILLADEPTGNLDFETGIKVLKVLSDLTKSGNITVVMVTHNSALAPIANRVVRMRSGEIASVQVNQTPQDPGELQW, encoded by the coding sequence GTGAGTATCAATGAAACTCTACTTCAACTTGATTGCGCGGCCAAGACATACGAGATGGGCGAGGTGAGTGTCCCCGCGCTCAAACCGACCACCTTTTCTGTGATGCAGGGCGAGTTTTTGATAGTGCTGGGTCCAAGCGGGTCTGGCAAGACGACCATGCTCAACATCATAGGCGGTATCGACATACCCACCGAGGGCAGGGTCATATTCGAGGGCCAGGACTTGGCCTCGATGACTGACGACGAGCTTACCGATTATCGCCGCTACAGTGTCGGGTTCGTGTTTCAGTTCTTTAACCTGGTTCCTACCCTCACCGCGCGCGAGAATGTCGATCTGGTGGCCGAGTTAGTTGATAATCCTCTAGGCTCGACCGAAGTCCTTGAGTCGGTGGGGCTGGGCGACAGGGGCGATCACTTTCCAAGCGAACTCTCCGGCGGCGAACAGCAGAGGGTCGCAATAGCCCGTGCGCTGGTCAAGCGTCCTGTGATCCTGCTGGCGGACGAGCCAACTGGGAATTTGGATTTTGAGACAGGCATCAAAGTCCTCAAGGTTTTATCCGACCTAACCAAATCCGGCAATATCACTGTCGTTATGGTCACTCACAACTCCGCCCTCGCGCCTATAGCCAACCGAGTGGTGCGAATGCGCAGCGGCGAGATCGCGAGTGTCCAAGTTAATCAAACTCCGCAGGACCCCGGTGAACTGCAGTGGTAG
- a CDS encoding efflux RND transporter periplasmic adaptor subunit codes for MKSRRKRRFPWWVLIVVAVAALIVNSAIPRPLEVRTVPVTEGVLTLNLSSTGVVEGELSDISPRVTARIVKLYVQEGDQVRKGQPLAQLEDSDLLAAVDSARAAAAAAGQDVEVAVDSAQADSGQLYAAVDRARAALNAARHNLRDLEAGSRSEDIAAQRASLAQAKANAADARQKYQRAETLLKGGAISAQERDSAKASDDAAQAAVDSAQQQLNRLIAGPRKETIDASRAQVREAEAALRESQASMHRASASKRQVQAARARAAEARAALANAQSQLSFTTITSPVTGIVARKHKEVGETSMPLDPIYTVSALDKIWVTAEVDEEDAAAVALGQRVDITLDAYPGRKIPGRVIMVSRIAESKDVGRVRAKIVRAKIRIEDKSVSLRPGMEVDVNGSIPTGGRTLLVPNDAVMHDGDKDIAYVIKGKKAHRVEVKVGQSNFDSTQILSGLKKGDRAVTDIDKLSDGIEVKTK; via the coding sequence TTGAAATCCAGGCGTAAACGCAGATTCCCATGGTGGGTGCTTATCGTGGTCGCGGTAGCGGCACTGATCGTCAATTCGGCTATACCAAGGCCGCTGGAAGTCAGAACCGTTCCTGTGACCGAAGGTGTCTTGACATTAAACCTTTCGAGCACCGGCGTAGTCGAGGGTGAGCTTTCAGATATCAGTCCCAGGGTAACGGCGAGAATAGTGAAGCTCTATGTGCAGGAGGGCGATCAGGTCCGCAAAGGCCAGCCTCTTGCCCAGCTTGAGGACAGCGATCTGCTGGCGGCAGTGGATAGCGCGCGGGCAGCCGCAGCCGCAGCCGGTCAGGATGTGGAAGTAGCCGTGGATTCGGCACAGGCCGATTCAGGGCAGCTATACGCCGCAGTCGACCGCGCCCGCGCCGCTCTTAATGCTGCCAGACATAACCTCCGCGATCTGGAAGCCGGTTCGCGTTCGGAAGATATTGCCGCACAGCGAGCATCTCTTGCTCAAGCAAAAGCAAATGCGGCTGACGCCAGGCAGAAATATCAGCGAGCCGAAACACTCCTTAAAGGCGGAGCAATCTCAGCGCAGGAGCGCGACAGCGCCAAGGCAAGTGACGATGCCGCTCAAGCTGCAGTCGATTCAGCCCAGCAGCAGCTCAATAGACTAATAGCAGGCCCTAGAAAAGAGACAATAGACGCATCCCGCGCCCAGGTCAGGGAAGCCGAAGCGGCTCTGCGAGAGTCTCAGGCTTCAATGCATAGGGCTTCAGCAAGTAAGCGCCAGGTTCAGGCAGCCAGAGCCAGGGCAGCCGAGGCGCGCGCGGCTTTGGCAAATGCGCAGTCTCAGCTATCATTTACCACCATCACCAGCCCGGTCACAGGCATAGTCGCGCGAAAGCATAAAGAGGTCGGCGAGACATCCATGCCTCTCGACCCGATTTACACAGTCTCTGCTCTGGATAAGATATGGGTGACGGCTGAGGTCGACGAAGAGGACGCCGCCGCGGTGGCTTTAGGCCAGAGAGTCGATATCACTCTGGACGCCTACCCCGGGCGAAAGATACCCGGTCGCGTGATTATGGTGTCTCGAATTGCTGAGTCGAAGGATGTCGGTCGAGTGCGTGCAAAGATAGTCCGCGCAAAGATACGTATCGAGGATAAGAGCGTTTCACTTCGACCCGGTATGGAGGTAGATGTCAACGGCTCCATACCGACTGGCGGGCGCACGCTTCTCGTCCCGAATGATGCCGTAATGCACGACGGCGACAAGGACATTGCCTATGTGATCAAGGGCAAAAAGGCACACCGCGTTGAAGTGAAAGTCGGCCAGTCCAACTTCGATTCCACCCAGATTCTTTCAGGACTTAAAAAAGGCGACCGGGCAGTCACGGATATAGACAAACTCTCCGATGGTATTGAGGTAAAAACAAAATGA